DNA from Halogeometricum sp. S1BR25-6:
GGCTAGACCTCGCGGGCACGTGTGCGGGACTGGCGCGAAAGGACGCGCTGTTCCCCGGCGAGGCCGAGGCGGGCGACGCGCTGGTCGGCTTCCGCTCGTCGGGCATCCACTCGAACGGCCTCACCCTCGCGCGGAAGGCGACGACGCGCAACCACGAGTACGGCGACGACTGCCCGTTCGAGGGCTACGACACCGTCGGCGAGGCGCTGCTCGAACCGACCCGCATCTACACCGACCTGCTCGACCCGATGCGCGAACACGGCGTCAACGCGGCGGCGCACGTCACCGGCGGCGGGTGGACGAACCTCGAACGCATGGGCGAGTTCCGGTACGTCGTCGAGGACGCGTTCGAGCCCCAGCCTGTGTTCGAGTTCGTGCAGGAGGAAGGCAACGTCTCGGACGAAGAGATGCACCGCACGTTCAACATGGGCACCGGATTCGTCGCCGCGCTGGCACCCGAGGACGCGGAGGCGCTGGCGGCGGAGACGGAGGGCCGTATCATCGGCCGCGTCGAGGAGGGCTCCGGCGTCTCGGTTCGCGGACTCGACCTCTGAACGGTCTCGCGGCGGGTCGAGGGGAAGGAGGGAGTTTCGGAAGGAACGAACTGCGTGAAGGAACCGACGAACTCAGAGCCGCGCGGCCACGTCGGCCTCGGTGACGATGCCGACGGTCTGCCCCCCTTCGACGACGAGAACGGCCGAGTGGTGGTCCAGCGAGGAGTCTATTTCCTCCAGCGTGGCGGCCGGTTCGACCGTCGTGACCGCCTCGCGCATCACCTCGGCGACGGGGAGGTCACCCACGTCGTCGTCGCCGACGCGGCGGATGTCGCCGTTCGAGATGATGCCGACCGGACGGCCGTCGCGGATGACCGGCAGTTGGGAGAACCCCTCGTCGAGCATCCGGTCGCGGGCCGTCCGGACGGAATCGTCGGGCGAGACGCTCACGACGGTCGTGTTCATCAGGTCGTCGGCCCGGACGACGCTTCCCTCGGCCTCGTCGAGAGCGTTGACGATGCGCCGGAGGGTCGAGAGGCGCGGGTCGACGTCGCCCCCCTCGATGCGGGCGATGAGGGGCTGGGAGACGCCCGCCATCTCGGCGAGCGTGCTCTGCGTGAGGTCGAGTTCCTTCCGCCGTTCGCGCAGGTCGTGCGGGGTCGGCAGTTCCATACCCCGAGATAACCCGAGGTTATATGAAAAGCTTTCCGGAGAACTACGCTTCGGCTTCTTCCTCCTCGTCACCCTCCGTCTCGACGACGTCGATGACCGAGAGGGGGACGTCGCGGAGGGCGCCGCCGACTTCGCTCTTGGCGATGCGGGAGGCGTGCTTCTCGCCGTCGGCGTTGAACACGTCGATTTCCAGAAGTAGCCCCACCAGCGCCGTGTCGGCGGCGATGAACGCCGAGTCGAACGGCTCCCCGCAGGCGGGACAGCCTGTCACGCCGACTTCCACCTCGACGTACTCCTTGTCTTTGTCGTTCAGTCGCTTGCCCGCCTCGCTGACGGCGACGCCGATGGCGTCGTCGATGTCCTCGACGTCGCGGACCAGCCACGCGGCCTCCATGGCGACGAGATAGTTGCTCATACCTCTCGGTAGCGCTACGGGGTTTCGTGTCTTGCGGTTCCGTCGTCCGCTCGCCGACACCGGCACACATTGTCACGCAGTGCTGACTGTCAGTCGCGGATGCAACTCGAATCCATCTCGTAACTTATAGCGACGAGCGGGAGCAGTGACGGGACTCCTACGCCGTGAGCGCGCCGGACGAGAGTTTCGGTGGGCGGAACGCAAGCTAGCTTTAATCGACAGACAGCGCCGGGGTCGACTGCTTGCCGTCGGCGGAACGTATATATACACCTGGCGCACCTCCTCAGTCGACGCGATGTTCCACGCGATGCACCGGACCGCCACGTTCGCCCTCTACCAGTTGACGATCGCCCTCGGCATCCTGCTGATGCCCGTCGCACTCCTCGCGCGCCGCGTCGGCGTGCGCCTGCCCGTCGACCGGATGGTCGAGGCGGCCGGCGCCGCCTACGAACGCGCCGGCGTCGAGCGCCGAACCGACTGAACCGTCGTCGGCCGACTCCGTTCTCGGGACACTCGCTTCGGAGCGGCCGCGTCGGGTACATCGAAACGTCCCTATCGGCCCGCTATCTGCCGAAACGCCGGGAACTGGCAACAGGGGAGGGAAGGGTGGCATTTATCAGCGCCGGACTTCAAAAGGGGGTAATGCGTACTCCCACGAACGACGATGCCTCCGGCCGCCTCGACCCCTTGAACGGCGACCACTCGGGCGTGTTCGCCCCCGAACTCGGCGAGTTCCCGAACGCCGATGAACGCGCGGGCGAGTCGGCACCGCAGGAGACGAAGACGGGAACGACGACGGTCGGTCTCAAGACCGAAGACGGCGTCGTCCTCGCGACGGACATGCGGGCCAGTCTCGGCTACATGGTCTCTTCGAAGGACGTCCAGAAGGTCGAAGAGATTCACCCGACGGGCGCGCTCACCATCGCGGGGTCGGTCTCCGCCGCCCAGTCGCTCATCCGTTCCATCCGCGCTGAGGTCCGTCTGTACGAGTCCCGTCGCGGCGAGAACATGAGCATGACCGCGCTGTCGACGCTCCTCGGTAACTTCCTCCGCTCGGGCGCGTTCTACGTCGTCCAACCCATCCTCGGCGGCGTCGACGAGGACGGCCCCCACATCTACAGCATCGACCCCGCCGGCTCCATCCTCGAAGAGGAGTACACGGTCACCGGGTCCGGCAGCCAGTACGCCCTCGGTGTGCTCGAACAGGAGTACGGCGACTCGCTGTCCATCGACGAGGCGAAGACCGTCGCCGCCCGCGCCGTCAAGAGCGCCGTCGAACGCGACCTGGCCTCCGGCAACGGCATCAACATCTGCGTCGTCACCGAGGACGGCGTCGAGATAACCCAGCACAAGGAGTTCGAGGGTCTCCTCTAACGGCGAACTCGCGCGCCGATTCCGGTTCCTTCTCCTTTCGATACTCGATTTCGAGCGGCGGGGCCGTCACCGAGACGAGAGCGAGGCCGCCCCGCTTCGCTACACCCAGTCGGCGAACGAGCCTTCCAGGAGCGTCTCGGTCTGCCGTCCGATGTAGTCCCGTTGCGTCTCGTAGACGGCCGTCTCGAAGTCCGCGCCGTCGCTGAGTCGGTTGCGGACGCGGTCGACCTTCCACCCGGCGGGCGTCTGTCCCGTCTCGGCGCGGACGCGCAGGGGGGCGACGTACCGGTCGGCCTCGGCCTCCGAACAGCCGGCGGATTTCAGGCCGTCGACGGCGTGCGCGAGGATGTCGTCGTAGACTTCGACGGGATTCGTCGTCTCGTGGCCGTCGTTCGCGACCCAGCGCTGCCCGCTGTCGAACCCGTCGCGCATCGCCGCGTAGAAGTTCTCCTTCGCCGTCGCCCAATCCTGATTGATGACCGGGTGCTCGCGCTTCGGGAGGCTCTCCATCAGGCCGGCGAACGCCGCTTGGAACGCGACGGAGTCGCGGACCGTCGGTTGGGCGGCGATGGGCCGGAACTCGATGCGGGCGTTCGCCGAGGAGCGCGTCGCCCCGTCGAACACCGGGCGGACCCACCGCCAGAAGGTGCCGTGCTTGCGGCGGAGCGTGGCGAAGGAGTCGTCGAAGCGGTCGCCGCGCGGGACCGGCATCGGCACGATGGTCGCGTCGGCGGCCACCCGGTCGACGGCCGTCTCCACGTCCGGCAGGTCGTCGGGAAACCGCACCTTCTCCGCGTCCTCGCCGTTGAGAACCGACTCGAAGACGGCGATGCGGTTCTCCATGTGGGCGTCCGCGATAATCTCCGAGGGGTCGGCGTCGTCGTAGAGGTCCGGGGGGAAGAACGGCGAGTTGACGCCGAGCGCGAGGAGCGGGCCGGCGATGCGGAGCGCGTAGTTGAAGTAGAGGGGTAGGTCCGCGGCGTGAGCGACTTGGTAGTGCGGTTGGATGGAGGTGATGAGCGACTCGGGCATCACCGTGTCGGCGTCGAGTTCGACGTGCGGAGCGTCGACGGACATCTGCTCGACCGGGTGTTCGCCGTTCGCCATCGCGTGGTAGCGGACGGCGTCGGTCATGTTCGTGGCGATGCGGATGCCGCCGTCGGAGATGCTGTCGGTGAGGTACCCCCTCGCCGTCTCCCCGCGGGGTGGGATGGTCCAGAGGCCGTCGCTGACGAGGCGCATTCCCTCGGAGGAGGTGCACTGGAGGGCGGCGGTGAGGCGGGCGAGCACCTCGGACTCCTGGGCGCGGAGCCCGTGGGGGTTCAGCGGTTGCGGGCTCGTCGTCATCTCGGCGTTGTGGAGGCCGAGTTCCTTCTCGAAGCCGATGAGTTCGAGCAGTCGACGGGGGACCCGCATCAGACCGTTGCTCTCGGTCTCCTCGGAGGCCCACCGGCCGTCCGCGACCGCGTAGAACTCGTACTCCAGTCCGACGATGGACTGGTGGTTGTCGAACGTGCCGGCCGCCAACTCCGATTTCACTACCTCCGCGTCAGCCTCCGCCTGCGCTTGGTACTCCTCGGGGTCGACGGCGAGCACGTCGCGGACTCTGTCCGCAAGCTCGTCGCTCATACCGCCTCCTGCGCTCCCGGCGGGCTTGAATCCCGCGACTACGCGGCGACACCGTCACGCGTTCACGAACCGACGTCTCGGGGGCGGCGATTCGAGACGCTTTTTCCCTCGCGGAGACCACGGATGGACGATGCAGTTCGCCGAGTTCGCCGCGCGCGCGTCGGAGATGGAGGCCGAACCCGCGGACCTCGCCACCGTCGCTCTGGTCCGCGACCTGTTCCGCGAGAGCGGCGAGGAGTTGGACACCGTCGCCCGATTCGTGCAGGGTCGCGTCTTCCCGGCGTGGGACACCACGACGCTCGATATCGGGCCGCGTCTCCTCCGGGAGGCGCTCGCTCGCGCCGCCGAGCGAAACGTCACCGCCGACGACGTCGAGGAGCGACTCGCCGAGGAGGGTGAGATAGGCGCCGTCGCCGCCGGCTACGACTTCGGCGGCCAGCGGGGGCTGGCGGCGTTCGGGAGCGGGGGCGACGGGGACGAGAGCGACGACCTGACCGTTCGCGAGGTGGACGAGACGCTCCGCGAACTCGCCGCCGCGACCGGGGCCGGCAGCGAGGACCGCAAGCTCAACACCCTTTTCGGCCTGTTCAACCGGGCGAATCCGGAGGAGGCGAAGTTCCTCGCCCGCCTCGTCCTCGGAGAGATGCGAATCGGCGTCGGCGAGGGCGCCGTCCGCGACGCGATAGCCGAGGCGTTCCTCGCCGACGAGGAGGAGGAAGACGAGTCCGAACGGGAGAAGGGAGGTGGGAGAGCCGATTGCGAAGAAGACGGGGACGGAGAGAGCGAACCCGAACCCGAACCCACCGTCCGCGCAACCGACGAGCACCTCGCGGCCGTCGAACGCGCCCTGCAGGTGTCGAACGACTACGGCATGGTCGCCGTCATGGCCCGCGAACTCGGTATCGAGGGTCTCGGCGCGGTCCGCCTCGACGTCGGGCGCCCCGTGCAGGCGATGCTGGCGCAGGCGGGCACCGTCACCGACGCCCTCGACGAGTGGGGGGCGGTCGCGGTCGAACGGAAGTTCGACGGCGCCCGCGTGCAGGTGCACGTCGACGGCGGGACGGACGAGGGCGGGGCGAACGACGAGGACGACGGAGACGACGTCTCGGTGTCGGTGTTCTCGCGAAACATGGACGACGTGACGGACGCGCTCCCCGAAATCGCGGAGTTCGCTGCCGAACACGTCGAGGCGCCGGCCATCCTCGACGGCGAAGTCGTCGCCGTCGACGACGACGGGTCGCCGCGCCCCTTCCAAGAGGTGCTGCGGCGCTTCCGCCGCAAGCACGACGTCGACCGGATGCGCGAGGAGGTCGAACTCGAACTCCACGCGTTCGACTGCCTGCACGCCGACGGTGAGGACCTGCTCGACGCGCCGGTCACCGAACGGCACGCCCGCCTCGTCGAGATACTACCCGAAGACGCCGTCTCGGACCTCCTCGTCACCGACGACGAGGAGGAGATAGCCGCCTTCGAGGCGGATTCCCTCGACGCCGGTCACGAGGGTATCATGCTGAAGAATCCCGACTCGACCTACTCGCCCGGCGACCGGGGGAAGAACTGGCTGAAGCGCAAGCCCGACGTAGAGACGGTCGACCTCGCGGTGACCGGCGCGGAGTGGGGCGAGGGCCGCCGCGCGAACCATCTCGGGACGTTCCTGCTGTCGGCCCGGCGGAGCGGGGGAGACGGAGACGGGAGCGACAGCGAGTACGTTACCATCGGGAAGGTCGCCACCGGCATCACCGACGAGAAACTGGCCGAACTCTCCGAACTGCTCGAACCGGAGATAGCGAGCGAAGACGGTCAAACGGTCGAACTGAACCCCTCGGTCGTCTTCGAGGTGGGGTACGAGGAGATACAGCGCTCGCCGACATACTCCTCGGGGTACGCGCTCCGGTTCCCGCGGTTCGTCGCGGTCCGGGCGGACAAAGACGCCGCGGACGCCGACTCCTTGGAGCGAATCGAGCGGTTGGCCGAGTCGCAGTAACTGGCAGTTACACGTAGCGTTCGAGCGCTTCGAATGCCCGTCTCGCGGCCTCGTCCGGTCGGTCCGGGTAGGTGTACAGTTCTAGGGTGACGAAGCCGTCGTAGCCGATATCGTCGAGGGCGTCGAACGCCTCGGCGAAGTCCAAGTCGCCGTCGCCGGGGACGAGGTGGTAGTGCTTCCCGCGGACGCCGCCGGCGATGTCTTCGAGGTGGACGCCGGTGATGTGTCCCGCCGCCTTCTCTATCGTGTCGCGCAGTTGTTCGCCGTAAACGGCCGAGTGACCGAGGTCGAGATTGATGCCGAACCCCTCTCGACCCACGTCGTCGACGAGTTCGAGCGCCTCGTCCGTGCACTCGACGAGGAGTTCGGGTTCGAACTCGATGCCGACGTCGACGCCGCGCGGTTCGGCGTAGTCGAGAATCTCGTCCAGCGACGAGAGCAGGTGTTCGTACGCCGCCTCGGGTAGCGTCCCCGGCAGAGGGGAACCCGAGGCGAGACAGACCGCCGGCGCGCCCGTGGCCTCGGCGAGGTCGACGGCCCGCTTCGTGTACTCGACGCGCCACGCGCGCAGGTCCGGGTCGGGGTTGATGACGCTCGGTTCGAAGAAGGCCGTCTCGGGCGCGTCCCCGTAATACCCCATCGCGGTGTTCGCGTTGACGTTCGAGACGGCGATGCCCGTCTCGTCGAGAGCGTCGGCGAGTGCGGCCTCGTCGTCGGAATCGAACTCGGGGAAGTACGCGTGCGGCGTATCGCCGAGCAGTTCGACTCCCGCGTAACCGTGGTCGGCGATGCGACGCACGGCCTCGGGGAGCGTGTAGTTCGTGTACGCGTTGGTGGAGAATGCCAGTTTCATAGTGTGTACCGTAAGTTCAGCTCATGTCGAAGCGTTCGGAGAGCACGTGCGTCGGAACCGCGAACGCCGCGGCGGCGACGGCGAACCACGGCCCGGCGACGACGGCGACGGCGCCGTCGAGGAGGACGATGCCGAGGACGCAGGTGCCGACGGCCGGTCCGACCTTCGAGGGGACGGGGTCGGCCATCGCCGGACCGAGCGCGTGCCAGTCCCACGCGAGGAAACACGCGGCGAGGACGGTGGCGGCGAGTCCGAGGGTCGGCGTTCCGAGGACAGTGGCGACGACGGGAACGACCATCGCCGCGAACGTCGCGCCCGCGGCGGCGACGGCGACTTCGGACCCCTCGCCGCCGCCCGTCTCCGACTCCGCCATCCGGGTGAACGCCGCCACGTAGACGACGACCCCGATCGGAAACAACAGCGCGACGGCGTCGAAGGCGGCGGCGCCGGCGACGGCGAGGCCGAGGCAGACGTTCAGTCCGCGGGCGGCGCCCATAGCGAGGAAGCCGGCCGGACCGCCCTTCAGCAGGCCGTCGTAGAGGACGACGGTGAGGGCGAGGGCCGCCGCGACCAGTCCGGGGAGCGCGCCCCCGGTCGCCGCGGCGACGCCGACGCCGGCGAGGAGGAGCGCCCCGCCGAAGACGAGCGCGCTCCCTCGACCGATTCGACCGGAGGGAATCGGCCGCTCGGGGCGCTCTCGTTCGTCCTCGGCGACGTCGGCCGCGTCGTTCAGCGTCGTCCCCGCGGCGTAGACGCACGCGGAGGCGACGCAGAGACCGGCGATTGTCGGGAGCGAGGCCGGCGCTCCGAGGGCGACGGCGAGGGCGGCGCCGGCGAGCACGTCGGGCGGCGCGGTGAACAGGTTCGGCAGTCGGACGAGTTCGGCGTAGTCCGTCGCCACTCGTCGAACCCGCTCGAACCCGAACGCGTCGCCGACGCCCGCGGCCATCGACCTCAGGCCCACCCGCGTTCGCGGAGGTAGTCCATGGCGCCCTGTGCCGTCTCGGCGGCCGTCTCCTGGTACGGGTAGAGTTCGACCGTGACGTAGCCGTCGTAGCCGGAGTCCTCGACCGCCTGCAGGAAGCCATCGATGTCCATCGCGCCGTCGCCGAGTTGGGTGTGCTCGTGCGAGCGGTCCTCGGGGATGTCCTCGAGGTGATAGTGGCGCGTGTAGGGGGCGAGCGTCTCGACCAGTTCCGCGGGGTCCTCGCCCATGCAGAACAGGTGACCGGCGTCGAAATTGCAGGTGATGCGCTCGGAGTCGACGCGGTCCATCAGGTCGAGGTATTCGTCAGAAGTCTCGATAAGCAGGTCGGGTTCGGGTTCGACCATCACGTCGACGCCCTTCCGTTCCGCTCGCTCGGCGAGTTCGTCCAGACCCTCGACGAACGTGTCCATCGCCCACTCGCGGGACTTCTCTTCGGGGACGGGTCCGCCGGGTTCGATGGAGATGCGGTCGCAGCCGAGTTCCGCGGCGGCGTCGATGGTGTCGAGCGTGTAGTCGACGCGGCGGCGGCGGTAGTCCTCGTCGGGTTCGATAAACGAGGGGTGGTGGAAGTCCTCGATGGCCGTCAGCATGAACGCGTTGCAGTTGCTGATGGCGATGTCGTTCGTGTCGAGAGCCGACTCCACCTCGTCGTACTCCTCGCCCGTCGCCGTCGGCGGGTAGAGGAACGGTTCGTCGAACAGCAGTTCGATGCCGTCGTACCCGGCGTCGGCGACGGCCTCGATGGCGCCGACCGTCGAGTACTCCCGGAAGGCGTTCATCGAGAAACCGAACTGGAGCGACATCTACTCGCCCCCCGACCCGGTCTCGGCCGCTTCGACGGCCGACGCGGCCGTCGACGACTCGGCGGCTACCTCCCGCGCGTAGTCGAAACTCTCGGACTGAGCGAAGAACTCCAAGGGGTTCTCGAAGAGGAGTTTCCGGACCTCGCTTCGGTCCCAGCCGGCGTCTATCATCGCGTCGCGGGCCTTCGGAACCGCGAGGGGGTCCGAGTCGTCCCAGTCGGCCGAGGAGTTGATGATGCGCCTGTCGGTGCCGTACTCCTCCAGCAGGGGCATCACCTCCTCGATGGATATCTTGCCGGGGTAGAGCGTGAAGCCGAGCCAGCAGTCGGTGGCGGCGGTCGTCTCCATCGTGGCGGGTTCGTTGTGGTCGATGATGATGCGCTCCTGCGTGACGTCCATCTCCTCGATGATGTCGACGGTGCGAACCGCGCCCTTCGGTTTCTCCTCGTGGGGGAGGTGGATGATGACGGGCGCCTCGTGCTCCTCGGCGACGCGGAGTTGTTCGCGGAACGCCCACTCCTCCTCGTCGGTCTGGAGGTTGAACCCGATCTCGCCGACGCCGACCACCCGGTCGCGTTCGAGGTACTCGGGCAGTCGGTCGATGACCGCCTCAGACATCTCGCGGTCGACCGCCTCCTTCGGGTTGATGGAGACGGTGATGTAGTGGTCCATCCCGGCGATGCGCTCGGCGCGTTCGGTCTCGAAGTCGTGGATGTGCTCGAAGTAATCGAAAAACGATTCGGGGTAGAGTTTGTCCGACCCCGACCAGAACGAGGGTTCGATAACGCACTCGATGCCCGACCGCCGCATCTCGCGGTAGTCGTCCGTCGTGCGCGACGTCATGTGAGCGTGAGAGTCGATGAGACGCATGTACGACACTGAGGACCATCCCCGCTTTGTTATCGTCGCCCTACAGGTTCCGGCGCGAGGGAAACGGCTCGATAGCCCCGAGTAGCGGCCAGTTAACGGGTCGTTGAATCGGTCGGCGAGAAGCGATTTACCCGCCGGTCGGGTAAAGCGGACGCATAACTAACCCTGTTCCGTTCTGTGAGGGAGTTATGACGCGAACGCGAACGGGCGTCTGGTTCGTCGGCGCCCGCGGCAACGTCGCCGCCACGGCTATCTCCGGGGCGCGCGGAATCGCCCGCGGGACGACCGACGACACCGGCATGGTCACGGCCCGCGAACCCTGCACCCGGCTGGATTTGCCGCCGGTCGACGGGTTCGTCTTCTCCGGCCACGACATCGCCGAACGCCCCCTTCTCCACGCCGCGACCGACCTCGCCGACTCGGGCATCGTCGACCGGGCGACGCTCGAAGCCGTCGCCGACGACCTGCGCGAGATAGACGAGCGCATCGAGACGGGCACCGCGCGGAACTGCGGCAGCGCCGTCTCGCTCGCCGACGGCGACACACTCGACAGCGACCACGGCGTGAGCGGAGTAGTCGAACAGATTCGCGCGGACTACGCGGCGTTCGCAGAGGAACACGACGTGGACCGACTGGTCGTCGTCAACCTCGCCTCCTCGGAACCGCCGATGAGAGACCCCGAGCGGTACGACACGCTGGACGCCTTCGAGGCGGCCCTCGAAGCGGACGACGCGGACCTCCCGGCGAGTTCGCTGTACGCCTACGCGGCCCTCGTCGACGGCCACCCGTACGTCAACTTCACACCCTCGACGGGGAGCGAACTCGGCGGCCTGCGCGAGTTGGCCGACCGCGAGAACGTCCCGCACGTCGGTCGCGACGCCAAGACCGGCGAGACCCTGCTGAAGACGGCGCTCGGGCCGATGTTCGCCGGGCGCAACCTCAACGTCATGTCGTGGGATGGCTTCAACATCCTCGGCAACGGCGACGGCAAGGTGCTCGACGACGACGACAACAAGGCCGGCAAGCTACAGAGCAAGGGCGGCGTGCTCTCGGAAGTGCTCGGGTCGGACGCCCACAACCGCGTCCGCATCGACTACACCCCCTCGCTCGGCGACTGGAAGACGGCGTGGGACCACGTCCACTTCGAGGGGTTCATGAACACGAAGATGACCCTCCAGTTCACCTGGCAGGGCGCGGACTCCGCCCTCGCCGCCCCTCTCGTGTTGGACCTCGTCCGCCTCGTCTCCTACGCCGACGAGCACGGGGAAGGCGGAACGCAGACGCACCTCGCGTCGTTCTTCAAAGAGCCGATGGACGTGGACGAACACGACCTCTCCCGGCAGTTCGCCATGCTTGAATCCTACGTCGAAGCGCACCGTGACGACGCCGCGGCGGAGTCGACCGACCCGGTCCGGACTGACGGCGGCGGGGACGAAGCCGCCGGTACCGGCGCCGGCACGAACGCAAATTCGGACGCAGACACAGTCAGGGAGGCGGAACGGTGAGCGACTCCGAACCGGACCCCGAACCCGAACCGTCGGCAGCGAGTCGGGTCGTCGTCCTCAACGTGGTGGGCCTCCAACCCGACCACGTCGACCCCGAGTCGACGCCCAACCTCGCCGGCCTGTTCGGGGACGGCGCGACGACGGGCGCGGTGCCGCCGTTCCCGGCGGTGACCATCCCCTCGCAGACGACGCTCTCGACGGGGGTCTCGCCCTCGACGCACGGCGACGTCTCGAACGCGGAGTACGACCGCGAGACCGACACCGTCGAACTGTGGGGTCGAAACAGCGGCGACCGCAACCGCGTCTGGGAGGCCGCGCGCGACGCCGACGTGACGACGGGTGCGCTGTTCTTCCAGCACCTCTACGGCACCTCGGCGGACGTCGCGGTGACGCCGAAACCCATCGAGGACGAGAACAACAACCTCATCGAGATGAACTGCTGGACGAACCCCGACGGCTTCTACGAGGAACTCCGCGAGGAGTACGGCCACTTCCCCCTGCACAACTACTGGGGGCCGGCCGCCAACGCGCAGGGCAGCGAGTGGATCCTCTCGGCGGCCCGCGAGGCGACGGAACGCTACGACCCGGAGATGCTCTGGACGTACGTCCCGCATCTCGACTACACGGGACAGAGCCACGGGCCGAACTCCGAGGCGTTCGACGAAGCGCTCTCGGAGGTCGACGAACTCGTCGGCGACTACCTCGACTTTCTCGAAGAGACCGACCAGTGGGACGAGACGGCCGTCGTCGTCGTCAGCGAGTACGGCTTCCACGAGGTGTCGAGGCCCGTCTTCCCGAACCGCGCGCTCCGCGAGGCGGGTCTGATGAAGACGAGAGACGCCGAGGGCGACGAAGAGGGACAGGTGCCGGACC
Protein-coding regions in this window:
- a CDS encoding DUF555 domain-containing protein, coding for MSNYLVAMEAAWLVRDVEDIDDAIGVAVSEAGKRLNDKDKEYVEVEVGVTGCPACGEPFDSAFIAADTALVGLLLEIDVFNADGEKHASRIAKSEVGGALRDVPLSVIDVVETEGDEEEEAEA
- a CDS encoding TatD family hydrolase — translated: MRLIDSHAHMTSRTTDDYREMRRSGIECVIEPSFWSGSDKLYPESFFDYFEHIHDFETERAERIAGMDHYITVSINPKEAVDREMSEAVIDRLPEYLERDRVVGVGEIGFNLQTDEEEWAFREQLRVAEEHEAPVIIHLPHEEKPKGAVRTVDIIEEMDVTQERIIIDHNEPATMETTAATDCWLGFTLYPGKISIEEVMPLLEEYGTDRRIINSSADWDDSDPLAVPKARDAMIDAGWDRSEVRKLLFENPLEFFAQSESFDYAREVAAESSTAASAVEAAETGSGGE
- a CDS encoding sugar phosphate isomerase/epimerase family protein, with the protein product MKLAFSTNAYTNYTLPEAVRRIADHGYAGVELLGDTPHAYFPEFDSDDEAALADALDETGIAVSNVNANTAMGYYGDAPETAFFEPSVINPDPDLRAWRVEYTKRAVDLAEATGAPAVCLASGSPLPGTLPEAAYEHLLSSLDEILDYAEPRGVDVGIEFEPELLVECTDEALELVDDVGREGFGINLDLGHSAVYGEQLRDTIEKAAGHITGVHLEDIAGGVRGKHYHLVPGDGDLDFAEAFDALDDIGYDGFVTLELYTYPDRPDEAARRAFEALERYV
- the psmB gene encoding archaeal proteasome endopeptidase complex subunit beta, with the protein product MRTPTNDDASGRLDPLNGDHSGVFAPELGEFPNADERAGESAPQETKTGTTTVGLKTEDGVVLATDMRASLGYMVSSKDVQKVEEIHPTGALTIAGSVSAAQSLIRSIRAEVRLYESRRGENMSMTALSTLLGNFLRSGAFYVVQPILGGVDEDGPHIYSIDPAGSILEEEYTVTGSGSQYALGVLEQEYGDSLSIDEAKTVAARAVKSAVERDLASGNGINICVVTEDGVEITQHKEFEGLL
- the ligA gene encoding ATP-dependent DNA ligase LigA gives rise to the protein MQFAEFAARASEMEAEPADLATVALVRDLFRESGEELDTVARFVQGRVFPAWDTTTLDIGPRLLREALARAAERNVTADDVEERLAEEGEIGAVAAGYDFGGQRGLAAFGSGGDGDESDDLTVREVDETLRELAAATGAGSEDRKLNTLFGLFNRANPEEAKFLARLVLGEMRIGVGEGAVRDAIAEAFLADEEEEDESEREKGGGRADCEEDGDGESEPEPEPTVRATDEHLAAVERALQVSNDYGMVAVMARELGIEGLGAVRLDVGRPVQAMLAQAGTVTDALDEWGAVAVERKFDGARVQVHVDGGTDEGGANDEDDGDDVSVSVFSRNMDDVTDALPEIAEFAAEHVEAPAILDGEVVAVDDDGSPRPFQEVLRRFRRKHDVDRMREEVELELHAFDCLHADGEDLLDAPVTERHARLVEILPEDAVSDLLVTDDEEEIAAFEADSLDAGHEGIMLKNPDSTYSPGDRGKNWLKRKPDVETVDLAVTGAEWGEGRRANHLGTFLLSARRSGGDGDGSDSEYVTIGKVATGITDEKLAELSELLEPEIASEDGQTVELNPSVVFEVGYEEIQRSPTYSSGYALRFPRFVAVRADKDAADADSLERIERLAESQ
- a CDS encoding CBS domain-containing protein produces the protein MELPTPHDLRERRKELDLTQSTLAEMAGVSQPLIARIEGGDVDPRLSTLRRIVNALDEAEGSVVRADDLMNTTVVSVSPDDSVRTARDRMLDEGFSQLPVIRDGRPVGIISNGDIRRVGDDDVGDLPVAEVMREAVTTVEPAATLEEIDSSLDHHSAVLVVEGGQTVGIVTEADVAARL
- a CDS encoding UbiA family prenyltransferase, which encodes MAAGVGDAFGFERVRRVATDYAELVRLPNLFTAPPDVLAGAALAVALGAPASLPTIAGLCVASACVYAAGTTLNDAADVAEDERERPERPIPSGRIGRGSALVFGGALLLAGVGVAAATGGALPGLVAAALALTVVLYDGLLKGGPAGFLAMGAARGLNVCLGLAVAGAAAFDAVALLFPIGVVVYVAAFTRMAESETGGGEGSEVAVAAAGATFAAMVVPVVATVLGTPTLGLAATVLAACFLAWDWHALGPAMADPVPSKVGPAVGTCVLGIVLLDGAVAVVAGPWFAVAAAAFAVPTHVLSERFDMS
- the purM gene encoding phosphoribosylformylglycinamidine cyclo-ligase, with protein sequence MTGTGAGGDPADDATEDDELTYADAGVDIDASEAATAALVGAVGESEGDYAGLLDIGDRYLALATDGVGTKLIVADALDDYSTVGIDCIAMNANDLVAAGVRPVAFVDYLAVDSPDERFAEQVGRGLSAGAEAAGVELVGGETAVMPEVVNGLDLAGTCAGLARKDALFPGEAEAGDALVGFRSSGIHSNGLTLARKATTRNHEYGDDCPFEGYDTVGEALLEPTRIYTDLLDPMREHGVNAAAHVTGGGWTNLERMGEFRYVVEDAFEPQPVFEFVQEEGNVSDEEMHRTFNMGTGFVAALAPEDAEALAAETEGRIIGRVEEGSGVSVRGLDL
- a CDS encoding sugar phosphate isomerase/epimerase family protein, encoding MSLQFGFSMNAFREYSTVGAIEAVADAGYDGIELLFDEPFLYPPTATGEEYDEVESALDTNDIAISNCNAFMLTAIEDFHHPSFIEPDEDYRRRRVDYTLDTIDAAAELGCDRISIEPGGPVPEEKSREWAMDTFVEGLDELAERAERKGVDVMVEPEPDLLIETSDEYLDLMDRVDSERITCNFDAGHLFCMGEDPAELVETLAPYTRHYHLEDIPEDRSHEHTQLGDGAMDIDGFLQAVEDSGYDGYVTVELYPYQETAAETAQGAMDYLRERGWA